The Lycium ferocissimum isolate CSIRO_LF1 chromosome 1, AGI_CSIRO_Lferr_CH_V1, whole genome shotgun sequence genome includes a region encoding these proteins:
- the LOC132052469 gene encoding uncharacterized protein LOC132052469 isoform X1 encodes MEPYEVPMQPLRTTRHKCSACFKQYKKMEHLIEHIKSSYHSVHDPKCGVCNKHCKSFESLREHVAGPLSKVNCASIFAERGCILCLKICSSVDSLNEHKEMCLRTTPRPIDTIEMLFPEDQMDMLYSESEMDISNEISSVRRREAVAIDCEMVGGGSDSSLDLCARVCLVDEDEKLIFHTYVLPQIPVTDYRYEITGITEENLRDAMPLKEVRERILQILYNGESISRVRLNGGKAKVLVGHNLEQHLACLKMDYPDHLLRFEIQVGFHDPYQDSVSVMRLYKRIRSQEHPTEVTIWVSNSPLSYSSSSDPWKPMAHESMTPDELLAISKSNYRCWCLDSPEASR; translated from the exons ATGGAACCCTACGAAGTTCCTATGCAACCCCTCCGCACTACAAG GCACAAGTGTTCTGCTTGTTTCAAGCAGTACAAGAAGATGGAGCATCTCATCGAACATATTAAAAGCTCTTATCATTCAGTTCATGACCCTAAATGTGGTGTGTGTAACAAGCATTGCAAGTCATTTGAATCACTAAGGGAGCATGTTGCTG GTCCTTTGTCCAAAGTGAATTGCGCAAGCATCTTTGCAGAAAGAGGCTGCATTTTGTGTCTGAAAATCTGCAGCAGTGTGGACTCTCTCAACGAGCATAAGGAAATGTGTCTTCGAACCACTCCTCGACCCATT GACACAATAGAGATGCTTTTTCCAGAAGACCAAATGGATATGCTCTATTCAGAATCCGAAATGGACATAAGTAATGAAATTAGTAGCGTAAGACGCCGGGAAGCAGTTGCCATAGATTGTGAAATGGTTGGAGGGGGGAGTGATTCGTCACTAGACCTTTGTGCAAGGGTATGCCTAGTTGACGAAGATGAGAAGCTTATTTTCCACACTTATGTTCTACCCCAGATTCCTGTTACAGATTATAG GTATGAAATTACTGGTATAACAGAGGAAAATCTACGAGATGCCATGCCTCTGAAGGAAGTCCGGGAGAGGATTCTGCAGATCCTTTACAATGGAGAGTCAATAAGTAGAGTAAGATTGAATGGTGGAAAAGCAAAGGTACTTGTGGGACATAACCTTGAGCAACACCTGGCTTGCTTGAAGATGGATTATCCTGATCATCTTCTGAg ATTTGAAATCCAAGTTGGGTTCCATGATCCTTACCAAGATTCCGTGTCTGTCATGCGGTTGTATAAGAGAATCCGCTCACAGGAACACCCAACGGAAGTGACTATTTGGGTATCAAATTCACCTCTAAGCTATAGCAGTAGCTCTGATCCATGGAAACCCATGGCACACGAAAGTATGACACCAGATGAGCTCTTAGCAATATCCAAATCAAACTATCGCTGTTGGTGTCTGGATTCACCGGAAGCAAGCAGATGA
- the LOC132052469 gene encoding RNA exonuclease 4 isoform X2: MEPYEVPMQPLRTTRHKCSACFKQYKKMEHLIEHIKSSYHSVHDPKCGVCNKHCKSFESLREHVAGPLSKVNCASIFAERGCILCLKICSSVDSLNEHKEMCLRTTPRPIDTIEMLFPEDQMDMLYSESEMDISNEISSVRRREAVAIDCEMVGGGSDSSLDLCARVCLVDEDEKLIFHTYVLPQIPVTDYRYEITGITEENLRDAMPLKEVRERILQILYNGESISRVRLNGGKAKVLVGHNLEQHLACLKMDYPDHLLRDTATYQPLMKTNFSSHSLKYLTKTYLGQVTYSLSCFLL; encoded by the exons ATGGAACCCTACGAAGTTCCTATGCAACCCCTCCGCACTACAAG GCACAAGTGTTCTGCTTGTTTCAAGCAGTACAAGAAGATGGAGCATCTCATCGAACATATTAAAAGCTCTTATCATTCAGTTCATGACCCTAAATGTGGTGTGTGTAACAAGCATTGCAAGTCATTTGAATCACTAAGGGAGCATGTTGCTG GTCCTTTGTCCAAAGTGAATTGCGCAAGCATCTTTGCAGAAAGAGGCTGCATTTTGTGTCTGAAAATCTGCAGCAGTGTGGACTCTCTCAACGAGCATAAGGAAATGTGTCTTCGAACCACTCCTCGACCCATT GACACAATAGAGATGCTTTTTCCAGAAGACCAAATGGATATGCTCTATTCAGAATCCGAAATGGACATAAGTAATGAAATTAGTAGCGTAAGACGCCGGGAAGCAGTTGCCATAGATTGTGAAATGGTTGGAGGGGGGAGTGATTCGTCACTAGACCTTTGTGCAAGGGTATGCCTAGTTGACGAAGATGAGAAGCTTATTTTCCACACTTATGTTCTACCCCAGATTCCTGTTACAGATTATAG GTATGAAATTACTGGTATAACAGAGGAAAATCTACGAGATGCCATGCCTCTGAAGGAAGTCCGGGAGAGGATTCTGCAGATCCTTTACAATGGAGAGTCAATAAGTAGAGTAAGATTGAATGGTGGAAAAGCAAAGGTACTTGTGGGACATAACCTTGAGCAACACCTGGCTTGCTTGAAGATGGATTATCCTGATCATCTTCTGAg AGATACTGCAACATACCAGCCCCTGATGAAGACCAACTTTTCCAGCCACTCTCTCAAGTATCTAACCAAGACCTATCTAGGGCAAGTTACTTACTCACTGTCATGTTTTCTTCTTTAG
- the LOC132063319 gene encoding F-box/kelch-repeat protein At3g23880-like, whose protein sequence is MTTQVWLTKGKNFRAQRKRRKESGARAQIIGTQMESEGDEASHLQPKLSKPTKHSPFSCTSKQDSSFITPILPAELINEILLRLPVKSLLKFRCVSKSWLALISSPEFVKTHLCICTNDKDYTHHRVVLKVDPTHLKNCSLTSLLYDSVTEAFDLDYPMKQPHTSIVTLPFKIAYPMKNSIWVVGSVNGLICLVIGEKDFFLWNPSIRKFKKLPDLRYGYIMCGFGYDELHDDYKVVAVFWHCLSYNGSHCFVVKIYSLKSDSWRSTEECWSAVPTTGWGTLVNGKLHWTTSTTHFSVYNPKDVICFNLADEKWGKVEQPCNGEGDIDYILSLGVLAGDLALFCNYPKTHADVWVMKEYGVKESWMKVITINYRDDPAWYLFRPPFCMSKKGEILFEFGSSFLVYNPKDDSIRRPQITNCDAFDEAIIYIESLVWPFLQ, encoded by the coding sequence ATGACTACTCAAGTATGGCTCACTAAGGGGAAAAATTTCAGAGCacagagaaaaagaaggaaggaatctGGTGCAAGAGCTCAAATTATTGGAACCCAAATGGAATCTGAGGGAGATGAAGCCTCCCATCTACAGCCAAAGCTGAGCAAACCCACTAAACATTCTCCATTTTCTTGCACTTCAAAGCAAGATTCGAGCTTTATAACCCCTATTCTGCCAGCAGAGCTCATCAATGAGATACTCTTAAGGCTACCAGTGAAATCCCTCTTGAAATTCAGGTGTGTTTCAAAATCTTGGCTTGCTTTAATCTCTAGTCCTGAATTTGTCAAAACCCATCTCTGTATATGTACTAATGACAAGGATTACACCCACCATAGAGTTGTCTTGAAAGTAGATCCAACTCATCTTAAGAACTGTTCGCTTACTTCTTTACTTTATGACTCTGTTACTGAGGCTTTTGACTTGGATTATCCTATGAAACAACCCCATACATCTATTGTTACTTTGCCATTTAAAATTGCTTATCCTATGAAAAATTCTATTTGGGTTGTGGGTTCTGTCAATGGGTTGATTTGCCTTGTCATTGGGGAAAAAGACTTCTTTCTTTGGAATCCATCAattaggaaattcaagaaattgcCTGATCTTAGATATGGTTACATCATGTGTGGTTTTGGATATGATGAACTTCATGATGATTATAAGGTAGTGGCCGTTTTTTGGCATTGCTTGAGTTATAACGGTTCACATTGTTTCGTGGTCAAAATATATAGTCTAAAAAGTGATTCTTGGAGAAGTACCGAAGAATGTTGGAGTGCGGTGCCAACCACTGGGTGGGGTACTCTTGTGAATGGAAAGCTTCATTGGACTACTTCTACTACTCATTTTAGTGTGTATAATCCTAAGGACGTCATTTGTTTTAATTTGGCTGATGAGAAATGGGGAAAGGTGGAGCAACCGTGCAATGGAGAAGGAGATATTGATTATATTCTGTCCTTGGGAGTGTTGGCGGGTGATCTTGCTTTGTTTTGTAATTATCCGAAAACTCATGCAGATGTGTGGGTTATGAAGGAGTATGGGGTTAAAGAATCGTGGATGAAGGTGATTACCATCAATTATCGTGATGATCCCGCGTGGTATCTGTTTCGTCCTCCCTTTTGTATGTCAAAAAAGGGTGAAATTTtgtttgagtttggatcatcTTTCCTGGTTTACAATCCAAAGGATGACTCGATCAGACGTCCACAGATTACCAACTGTGATGCCTTTGATGAGGCAATCATCTATATTGAAAGCCTAGTTTGGCCTTTTCTGCAG